The Sphingobacteriales bacterium DNA segment ATTACATACATTCAGAGCAGATATCGATTATGCCTGGAAGGAAGCGGAAACGATTTACGGAAAGATCGGCGTGAAAGTATGGATTTGCAAAGGGGAAGTATTCACCAAGCGTGACCTGTCACCGAACATCGGCATGGATGAAGGCAGCAAGAAAGGCAGCGATCGCAGAGAAGACAGAAGAGGCGGCGACAGACGTGACGACAGAAGAGGTGGTGGCGACAAACGTGGAGGCGGAGCAAAGCCAAGAGGCGAAAAAACAGAAAGCAGAGGGCCAAGAAAAAAATAGATTGAATTAACTAATTAACAGAAGAAAGATAGAAGATAAAAGAAGGATTTAAGAAATCTTACATCTCAAATCTCAAATCTCAAATCAAAATAAGGTGTCATGTTACAACCGAAGAGAGTAAAATTTAGAAGAGTACACAAAATGAAGATGAAAGGCATTGCGTACAAAGGTTCGCAATTGTCATTCGGTTCATTCGGTCTGAAATCCTTAGACGAAGGATGGTTGACCGACCGTCAGATTGAGGCAGCTCGTATTGCACTGACCAGACACATGAAACGGGAAGGTAAAGTTTGGATTAATATATTTCCGGATAAACCTATTACGAAAAAACCGGCTGAAGTTCGTATGGGTAAAGGTAAAGGTTCCTTAGACCACTGGGTGGCGGTAGTTAAACCGGGAAGAATCCTGTTCGAAGTGGAAGGCGTATCCAGACAGATTGCAGAAGAGTCTTTAAGTCTGGCAGCTCAGAAATTACCGGTATTGACCAAATTTATTGTTAGACGAGATTACGACGGTAACTAATTAAAATACAACTATGGCAACTACAATAGCATATAGCGAAATAGCAGGATGGACGACAGAAGAGTTGAATAACGAATTGTCAGCAACAAAAATGAAACTGACCAAATTGAGATTCA contains these protein-coding regions:
- the rplP gene encoding 50S ribosomal protein L16, producing the protein MLQPKRVKFRRVHKMKMKGIAYKGSQLSFGSFGLKSLDEGWLTDRQIEAARIALTRHMKREGKVWINIFPDKPITKKPAEVRMGKGKGSLDHWVAVVKPGRILFEVEGVSRQIAEESLSLAAQKLPVLTKFIVRRDYDGN